DNA sequence from the Paenibacillus azoreducens genome:
CTGGTTTGAAAAGACTGTGGTGAACCGAATCGCTTCATATATATGGTCTATGGTTAAATGATCTCACGATTGCTATTCGCTTGATCCTTCAATACAATAAGAAAAACATCTATCGATGTATTACCTAAGAAGACAGACCGCTCTTAGCAGTAGTTTATTCTTGCGATATCAGGATGCTCCTCCTCGTTGTTTTTACATGTCTGATATCTAAAGAAAAACATCTATCGATGCAATATCCGTTGAAAATTATGCACATATTCACATTTAACTAGGAACAAAATGTGGATAAAGTTGTGCGTAACCTAAATGTTATCCACAGAAGTGTGCACAGCATGTTAACAAACGAATGCACGTTCGTGGAATAACAGTTCTGTAGTGTAAAAGGAGGCTTTTTATCTTGAATGAACAACAGAAACATCCTTCCGTTGGGGATGAAACTGTGGATAAATCTGTGCATGAACGGTGGATGAACGAAGCTATTGCTCAAGCACGAATGGCTGAAGCCATTGGAGAGGTTCCGATTGGAGCTGTGATCGTGCGCGGAGATGAAATCATCGGCCGCGGATATAATTTGCGCGAAACGTCGCAGGACGCCACCGCCCATGCGGAAATCGTCGCCATCCGCGAAGCCAGCCGTGCTATCGGTGCCTGGCGATTGCTGGAGTGCAGGCTCTATGTAACGCTGGAGCCTTGTCCCATGTGCGCCGGCGCAATCGTTCAATCCCGGATCCCACAGGTGATTTATGGAACGGGTGATCCCAAAGCAGGATGTGCGGGTACGCTGATGAATCTGCTGCAGGAACCGCGTTTTAATCATCGCACCGAGGTCATTGACGGGGTTTTGCAGGAGGAATGCGCCTCTATGCTGACCAATTTTTTTCGCAGCTTACGCCGGAAGGACAAAGAAACCAAGGAATAACTCTGCTCTAAAACAAAGTGGAGCCTATGCTTCGATGCTTATTCCAAATACTTTGCGGGGACTCCAAAAAACTTATAAATTCAAACAAAAACAAACCAACCCGGCCGGGTTGGTTTGTTCGTTTACATTAGTTAGCTGCGTTTCCTGCTTCTTGTTGCAGCTGTTCCATTGTAACGGTCTCGTCTTCTTTTGGAATGCCGATTTTGAAGGTTTGTTTTTCATTTACTT
Encoded proteins:
- the tadA gene encoding tRNA adenosine(34) deaminase TadA — translated: MNEQQKHPSVGDETVDKSVHERWMNEAIAQARMAEAIGEVPIGAVIVRGDEIIGRGYNLRETSQDATAHAEIVAIREASRAIGAWRLLECRLYVTLEPCPMCAGAIVQSRIPQVIYGTGDPKAGCAGTLMNLLQEPRFNHRTEVIDGVLQEECASMLTNFFRSLRRKDKETKE